In the Phaseolus vulgaris cultivar G19833 chromosome 7, P. vulgaris v2.0, whole genome shotgun sequence genome, one interval contains:
- the LOC137828911 gene encoding protein PATRONUS 2-like, which produces MAARNGRLLQNQNLINVHVHGAGSVSGKADLPGQRKGRVGGRKPLGDLSNAGNLINQFDGKKALDGSLNIGKPSVNKAPKLQKSKNLETDKRIGNKASGKSLTGSRKALSDISNSGKPQVPENKDKHTLKPCSLIEESLPPSAIAEEWILHDHKKCIKSQLENEDVHQFFKTVGLEDDADDHMAMSFELSAISKLKSESAYFELEEIPEWLPERQSLSALCGSPTNCKTPGLSTYRTMWSDSTVNFKLIETPKLSKD; this is translated from the exons ATGGCAGCAAGAAATGGTCGGTTGCTTCAAAACCAAAACCTCATCAATGTCCATGTTCATG GAGCAGGATCTGTTTCTGGGAAGGCAGATTTACCAGGACAGAGGAAAGGTAGAGTTGGGGGAAGAAAACCACTTGGAGATCTATCCAATGCAGGGAACCTCATAAACCAATTTGATGGAAAGAAAGCCCTAGATGGTTCTTTGAACATAGGCAAACCCTCTGTTAATAAGGCACCGAAATTGCAGAAGTCAAAGAATCTTGAAACTGACAAAAGAATTGGCAACAAAGCTTCTGGGAAATCACTTACTGGTAGTAGGAAAGCACTTTCTGACATTTCAAACTCGGGGAAGCCACAAGTTCCTGAGAATAAAGATAAACACACACTGAAACCTTGTTCGCTGATAGAGGAATCTCTTCCTCCCAGTGCAATTGCTGAAGAATGGATCTTGCACGATCATAAGAAATGTATAAAATCACAGCTTGAAAATGAAGACGTGCATCAATTTTTCAAGACTGTTGGACTTGAGGATG ATGCAGATGATCACATGGCAATGTCCTTTGAACTGTCTGCAATAAGTAAACTGAAG TCTGAAAGTGCATACTTTGAATTGGAGGAGATACCTGAATGGTTGCCTGAAAGGCAGTCTCTATCTGCTCTGTGTGGCTCCCCAACAAACTGCAAGACTCCAGGCTTATCAACTTACCGTACAATGTGGAGTGACTCTACTGTCAATTTCAAGTTGATCGAGACACCAAAATTGTCCAAAGATTGA